In Carya illinoinensis cultivar Pawnee chromosome 9, C.illinoinensisPawnee_v1, whole genome shotgun sequence, the following are encoded in one genomic region:
- the LOC122275810 gene encoding glycosyltransferase-like At3g57200 isoform X2 — MAGLHSALRPTTSSSSSSSFSSSSSQSFSSRLLLLLTLLSLTLASFAFILQWRGGLNDPITRWSPDHNEFPGMGVSGSGTSHSSRSSGSDCVDLLGQSRSPVFPYFKDWKFGHGSDLKPKICITTSTSAGLEQILPWIFYHKVIGVSTFFLFVEGKAASANVSKVLETIPGVKVIFRTRELEEQQAKSRIWNETWLASFFYKPCNYELFVKQSLNMEMAIVMARDAGMDWIIHLDTDELIHPAGTREYSLRQLLSDVPGNVDMVIFPNYESSVERDDIKEPFSEVSMFKKNYDHLPKDVYFGHYKEATRGNPNYFLTYGNGKAAARIQDHLRPNGAHRWHNYMKTPNEIKLDEAAVLHYTYPKFSDLTSRRDRCGCKPTKEDVKRCFMLEFDRAAFIIASTATEEEMLRWYRERIVWADKELNLKLLRKGILTRVYAPMQCRQVCRKNIS; from the exons ATGGCGGGTCTCCACTCTGCCCTTAGACCCACCACctcctcttcatcttcttcttcattttcgtCGTCTTCCTCGCAGTCCTTCAGTTCTCGGCTCCTCTTGCTCCTCACACTCCTCTCGTTGACTCTTGCTTCCTTTGCCTTTATTCTTCAATGGCGGGGCGGACTCAACGACCCGATTACCCGCTGGTCCCCAGACCATAACGAGTTCCCGGGCATGGGTGTTTCCGGCTCCGGAACCTCCCATTCTTCTCGCTCTTCGGGCTCCGATTGCGTGGATCTTCTGGGTCAGAGCCGCTCACCGGTCTTCCCGTATTTCAAGGACTGGAAGTTCGGGCACGGGTCGGATCTGAAGCCTAAG ATATGTATTACGACAAGCACTTCTGCTGGTCTAGAGCAGATTTTACCTTGGATCTTTTATCATAAGGTGATTGGAGTTTcaacatttttcctttttgtggAAGGGAAGGCTGCCTCCGCAAATGTATCTAAAGTCTTGGAAACAATTCCA ggAGTTAAAGTTATATTCAGAACAAGAGAATTAGAGGAGCAGCAAGCTAAAAG CCGGATCTGGAATGAGACTTGGTTGGCAAGCTTCTTCTACAAACCATGTAATTATGAGTTGTTTGTGAAGCAATCTCTAAATATGGAAATGGCAATTGTCATGGCAAGG gaTGCTGGGATGGATTGGATCATCCATCTTGACACTGATGAACTAATACATCCAGCAGGCACGCGGGAGTATTCTTTGAGACAATTGCTGTCTGACGTTCCCGGAAATGTTGATATGGTTATTTTTCCAAACTAT GAGAGCAGTGTTGAGCGAGATGATATCAAGGAACCTTTCAGTGAG GTCTCGATGTTCAAGAAGAACTATGACCATCTTCCAAAAGATGTGTATTTTGGCCACTACAAAGAAGCAACCCGTGGCAATCCAAACTACTTTTTGACCTATGGAAATGGAAAAGCAGCTGCTCGAATTCAAGATCATCTTCGTCCTAATGGAGCACACAGATGGCACAACTATATGAAGACCCCAAA TGAGATCAAATTAGACGAGGCTGCTGTTCTGCATTACACGTACCCTAAATTTTCTGATTTAACTTCAAGACGTGATCGGTGTGGCTGCAAGCCTACAAAGGAAGATGTTAAAAGATGCTTCATGCTGGAGTTTGATAGAGCT GCATTCATAATTGCTTCAACGGCAACAGAGGAGGAAATGCTTCGCTG GTACCGTGAACGCATCGTGTGGGCTGACAAAGaactaaacttgaaacttttgaGGAAGGGCATATTGACTCGTGTTTATGCTCCAATG
- the LOC122277439 gene encoding uncharacterized protein LOC122277439 — translation MWEYLRKVYNQDNTARRFQLEYEIASYTQGDLSIQDYFSGFNTLWGEFTDMIYAKVPEASLSVVQAVHEQSKRDQFLMKLRPEFEVTRSNLMNRDPVPSLDVCFGELLREEQRLATQATYQHDKMIPNAVAYAAHGKGKGRDMRNVQCFSCKEYGHIAAHCARKSCNYCKKPGHIIKDCPTRPQNRQANAYQATVDSSSSATTGDSSTLTTEMVQQMIISAFSALGLQGSGVGPDTREGA, via the exons ATGTGGGAATACTTACGGAAAGTATATAATCAGGACA ATACTGCCCGGCGTTTTCAATTAGAATATGAGATTGCCAGTTACACTCAGGGCGATCTCTCTATTCAAgattatttttctggttttaatACTCTGTGGGGAGAGTTTACTGACATGATTTATGCCAAGGTTCCGGAAGCTTCTCTCTCTGTTGTGCAGGCCGTTCATGAACAAAGTAAGCGTGAtcagtttttaatgaagttacgACCTGAATTTGAGGTCACTCGCTCCAATTTGATGAACCGTGATCCTGTGCCCTCTTTGGATGTTTGTTTTGGGGAGTTACTTCGTGAGGAGCAGCGTCTTGCCACCCAGGCCACTTATCAGCATGACAAAATGATACCCAATGCTGTGGCTTACGCTGCTCACGGGAAAGGCAAGGGACGGGACATGCGGAACGTTCAATGCTTCAGCTGCAAGGAATACGGACATATTGCTGCCCACTGTGCCAGAAAATCTTGCAACTACTGTAAGAAGCCGGGCCATATTATTAAAGATTGTCCTACTCGTCCCCAGAATCGTCAGGCTAATGCTTATCAGGCTACTGTGGATTCCTCTTCTTCTGCTACTACAGGAGATTCTTCTACTCTTACTACAGAGATGGTTCAGCAAATGATTATTTCAGCATTTTCAGCCTTAGGGCTGCAAG GATCAGGTGTCGGGCCAGATACTCGCGAAGGGGCCTAA